In the Arachis hypogaea cultivar Tifrunner chromosome 20, arahy.Tifrunner.gnm2.J5K5, whole genome shotgun sequence genome, GGATGAAACacgcaaagaagaagaaggaacgcgaagaaaaaggaggaagaaCGCAAAGAAGGAGGACTGTATGTGTAGCAGGACTGTATCTAttatattctattatatattactaattttacaactaaaatacgtcacatgtcactctcttattgcaattgaaattaaatcttttcctccaaaactaaTGAGttccctcctcctcctctctctctttctctatctcttttcTTCACTTACTCTacctctcttatatatcattgtcaattattaattataaatttaataatcaaaatgtgcaacatgaTATTCtctaattgcaattaaaatattaaaattaaaattgaaatataactatattatattactaatttaacaactaaaatatgtcacatgacactctcattaaaattgagatgaaatattttcttctaaaattaataatttttttctccatcctcttatctacctctcttcccatctctatttctctctacccttcccaccctatatataatttataatttatatttcatattactaatttgacaaaccaaaatatatcaggAGATATTctttcattataattaaaataaaattttttccttcaaaattaacaaactctctttttcagtttctctctctctcctatttctttatctttctctcttttttctcttattttctatttctctttacaTTTTTGTTctaccaaaaataaattaataaaataatataattcaaataaatttataaaattataaaagaatgcattaaatttataattaaaaattatttcataatattattcacataaaaaatatattattattatataaatattttttaaattttcatttaatttcatattttcacTACTTATcttctaatttatattttcacttttcttctttcagatatttattacatataatttaaaaaaatactaatataataattagatcaagattcaattgtttcaaaaaaataatttttatcaatataaattttttatactaatatttaattatatttttatatataaagagagaaaaaaaatattttttaaaaataataaacatgaaaattaattatttttatttgtacaacAGACTTAACACATAATCAAATGTAAAAGTATAAACATAAATTCTTTCAAGTTTTAgataatgaatgttaaaattattttttagtaaaaaattaaactcttttatatgaaaataataactacaaagtttattatttgattttttttatttatagagaCTCTGATCTTTTTAATCGATAGGAACTTTTATCTTctatgatttttttataaaaatagtttaattctataaatattttttgctATAATTTATAATATCAAGACAAAGGCGACATAATTTCAAAAGATTTATATTTCTGTAATATTATTATAGACAAAAATATTAGTCAAAAATACTAAGTGAGCATAGTATTCCATCTTTTCCACTATCCGGTCTCATAATAAGTCTAAGGAAAATCTAAAATTTGCTGGAGGAAACAAAAATGTACGGGTGGTATTGAGTTGATAAACGCTCAAACTTGAATGTAATGCAGCCACAAATTTGAGTTACAATTGAGATCAGAACACAGAAAAAATGATTTTCCAGATGAGTGCAAAGTAGAGTTCCAAGGAAGGAAAAGCAGAGAAGTCTCCGGACAAAAAGAAAATACAGAGAGAATAGGGGAATAATATCCAAGATTCAAAGAAGATTAAAAAATCCACAGTTCATTGCTTACATCACTTGGTTAGCTGAGCCTTCTTACATTTTCGGATCGGTTGCCAAATGTAAGTCTTTAATTCAGCAATGTGTATACATAATAAATAGTAATACTATAATAGGACATCAGATCATAGTTTATTTAGTTGAGTAACACAACCTACTCCTCAGCAAATTATTTTTGAGAATTTGACAACACGCATAATAGTTTTCCAATTTCCAATGTGGTTAGTGGAGTGGTTTGGTtacttgatttaaaaaaaaaaaaaccttaactGTGACAAACTTTTATCCAAATTAATTGATATCTGATAATATAATTTGAATACCgcttatgaaaaaaaataaaataaaaatcacacACACATATCGATTGAATCAACACTGGATGGTAAGTATTGACATTCTATAAATTCGCTAGCAAGTTTGACTTTGTGGTTGATGTCCAAATCAAGTGTGCAAGTTAATGTAGCCAAATTTCAACTTGTTAATTTGCACAATTATTTGTCttttaaattgattattaaagatttttttatttaaatttatcttttaaatattataagtTACTCATATTAGTCATTTTGTCATTTTATTGTTGACAATATTAAAATTTACTGATGTAATACGTTAAACGATGCCACATTGATCATAATATACATCTGACAGTTCTAATTAGTTCCTATCATGATAAATTTAtacaattaaatcaaatcaatgcTAAATTAAAGAGGATCTTGAGACATTGAAATTCcttaatttgaaattaatttgatttaattcataaacttatcatgttAGTAGCCACTTAGAACAGTTAGATATGTGTTATGATGTCACTTTATGTCAACAAATTCTAACGAGCAACGAAAGTGACGGAAGATGAGCTCCAACAAGTGGAAAAGTGTGAatcccttttgttgttgatggccATGTCGGAGATGATATGGGAATTCTTCTTTGTGTTGTTGTCTTACTTTCTTTACTTTTGGATTGTGGTGTTTGACTGATTCTGTTTGCCCCCACTTTATTCAGtttattgtgttgagctctttgctttcaaaaaaaaaaaaaaagaactaatgtaactaaaaatttttaaaggactaatttgaaaactaatttaGAGAACGAGTAATtttttaggctgcgtttgtttatagGCACAGAACACTAAGACAGAGATACAGAAatacaaaatcgtgtttgacaaATGAGACATGGACAGAAGTATTGTGTCTAGAGatactaaattagtgtattttgtatctATCCTGACAGAAAGGACATAGAAAAACTAtcaagagacacaacttatttttcattttttctttcattattctcgttaatttttcataattatattttttattaagataaataCCCTATCCGGTCTTTGACCTTTTTCTTGATGGACAAAGCGCACCTTGATCATCTTGAAATCTCAACCAGGTCCCACCCTTCTATAAAATTGTACAAATCGACCGTTGTTTTTGATTGATAAACAGTAACCCATCTGACGTGTTCGGTGAGATCTGATATGTCATGTAACAGTGCCAGGTGTCAATACCAATTAGTAAAGGGACTAAAAATCCCCTCGCCAAAACTTGAAATGTCGTCGCGTAGCCTAACTACCCTTGGCTCTTGTTGCTGCTACCTTCCTCTTCTCTCCTCCCTTCCTCTTATCTATTTTCCAAGAGTCAGCACCTTCGGCAACTGTTGCTCTGTTCTCCACATCTCCTCCTACTCTGTCCAACCCCAACGACTCCATTCTCAAACTTACTCAGTCACACTAGTTTCCAAGAGAGATCAGAGAAGAGATAACTAGTTCGCCTCTTGCATTCGCGCTCGTGCTTTTGAGTCTGCCTCTGTTTCTAGTTCCTCTGTCCACGGCTGCTTCGTTCGCCGCCTGCGTTCCCTTCTGTTTTTGTCACTGCTGGTTGTCCTGCTCGACTACTTCACTCGTGCTTCTGAGTCTGCTTTTTTTTAGCTGTCCTATTTCTAAttcgtttttttttctattttctctaattagtttatttagttagtttaataATGTGTTTGTGCAGATCAATGTGTTTAGTAATTTGTCTTATGGTTCAACGTGTAAAAACTGGAATTATGTCATTGTTAAATGAGGGAGGAAGAGATGAAATTGGTGAACAAAAGCAGTTCAGGGAAGCGGGAGTTGTTGGCGGCTGTAGCACAAAATGCAGTAAGGACGGCGAGAATTTTAGTGATGCCGAGAAGATTTGGTGCGAGCTATTGAGGGAGGTTGGGTGAaggtgagaaaaagaaaaagagtaggaAGAGAGAACCACGATGATGTTAGTTGCTGGTGACAAAATAGAGGGAGAAGATGATGGTTCTGGAGATGGCGCAATGGAGGcaggaaaaaaagaagaggaggaagaggaaaagaggaggaaaaagaaaagagaggttGGTTCGGTGATGATGGTGTCGCGGTAATGGTCGTGAAGGTGGAGctcgatgatgatggtgatggagATAATGGTGATTGGCCGaatgaaaaggaaaagaagaagaggaagaaaaggaaaaagaagaggaaaattatttattattttttttttttggagaaggGTTTATAGACTTTTAATAAATTGGTATTGACACCTGTGACATGACATATCAGATCTCACTAGACAAGTCAAATGGGCCACTGTTTATTAACCGAGAGCAGAAATTGATTTGTACAATTTTATAAATAAGTGAGAGTTTGATTGAGATTTTAGAATGATTAAAATGCGTTTTATCCTTCGAAAAGAACATCAAATGACAAATatggtatttattttttattattatattttttttaattttttaaataaaaaatagaataaattaaatttttataatttattttaatttattattaaataaaatacaaaaatattaatttttatgtatctatttttatattttattttcagtacTTTGTCTTATTCTATCAAACAATCTAAAAAcgaatcaccaaaaaaaaaaaaaaaatctaaaaacgaATTTAACTATTTATTCATGGACATGATACATGTAGGATATATTCGGTAAACCTGCAACAAATTGACCATAACCAGCCACCAGAGTTAGGTAAATCTTAATTTGAGACCTGTTCATAATGATAGGTTCAAGTAAAATGCagtttttttaatctgaaaaagaaaagaaagaaatataaaattatatatcaagAGAAATAGTCAAAGACAAATAGTCAATGTACACTGAATATTTTAGGACTACCCAAGACAAAATTGTGATGAAACTGTGTAACAAATATCAGGACATTTTATTTCGTTGGGTTGAATATTTATTAATAGACTGAAAATTACATCTATTAATTATAATCTGattcttattatttaaataaacctAGTTGATCATATTATCAAAAGTCATTGACTGATTTGAGCCTTGTTAAGGCCAACAACTTTTCAATCCCTAATTCAAAGTTGGGTTAGTAATTGGTAAAGATTAGGTTTGTCCAGCATTAACTTAGTTAGGAACAATACTGAAAAGAGTTTTGTTATTAATACAAATTATTGGGAAAGTATAgataactaataatatttttgaataatgtatgaataatatgaattaatagggttaaaagagtaaattaattttaaatttaattagtaacattaaattaagatgtagtgtatttttatttgattggtagttgttcatattgttcaagatGATCATTGTTTACCTAGCACTCTCCAAATTATTTTCCACGAAAAAAAACAGAGTTAAAAAAGTATAGCATTAGCATCATATATGGGGTTCACGTGCATAATCATAATAAccatgtaaaagtagtttaaaGTCAAACAAGCAATTCCAAAACATTGAATCATTTTCTCTTCTATTAGGAAATCCCATCAATGCAAAGATTTAAACTCtagttaattagttaatacaaTTAATATTAACATtggcaaaaaataaaaacttgaaCCAACTATGATGACCAAAATCCAGCAATTAATTAGATTCCCCTAAGCTATAGTAGTTAGGGGTTTACTTTCATCACTGTATATTGattcatttttctatttatttgtcATTCTCCCCCACCACCTCATTAATTATCTCTTTTAAATCAATTGCACAATCAAAGGTCACCATACATTAAAAAATTCAACCATATAACTCACACATCattaaacaaaaagaattaagggacagaaaatcaagcaaatcaaagagaaggtgaagaagaaggaggtaAGGGTGACATGGGAGAGCAAGGAGAGCAGCTTCAAAGATCAGTAACATCTTTTAGAAGACAAGGCTCTTCAGGATCTGTATGGGATGACAAGTTTCTTGCCGGTCTTTGGGATCAGAGTCAGAATCagaagcaacaagatgaacagtCTCAGTCTCAGTCTCAGTCTCAGCCTCAGCCTCGGCCTCGGCCTCAAAGCGAATCAAGTGGCACCATGTTGGAGCGTAGTAGATCAGGAGGAGGGGCAAGACAGCATGAACGTCGGACGGTCACCGTTGCGCCGCCATCCAATGACCCTCCCTCCCCTAAGGTACCAACCTGTGGCCTTTGTGGATTCTTTGCTAAATCCAATAATAATCCTAAGGTCAAGAAACGCAGGTGatatatcttttttctttctttcttagttATGTAGTTAGCTTCAACATGTAAATTAGTGGTTCTTGTATCTTGGATAATTATCCTTCAATTTATTATTGCACATCGACTTTGttgtttccatttttattttgtattaattgGTATTTGTAAAGTCCTAGGATATATGGAATTATGTGCTTGGGTGTGTAATAACTTAGTTTTACTATATgaactgaattgaattgaatacgGTCCTCATAAGTTCCAAGAAGAATGTAACATAATCCCAATTCCCAGCAAACTCAAGAATAATGGTATCAGTAATTAAATACCTTGTAATTTTGTAGTTTAGCAGCAACTTAACTGATCGCCCAACTCCAATATAACAACACTTTAATTTAAATGGACCAGATTTCATTTATATCAACATTTTTCAATTGTTTACCTCTTATATATTGCGGTTGTAATTTGGTTTTGCAATGTACGGCCATGCTGCTATTTACTTTGAAGTCAATCAAACATTAAAGTGAAATGTGAAATGTAAGAAGACAAGACACAAAGAAAAGAGAATGTTGTTCTCTTATTTTTTGTGTctatttttctatacttttttataatatataaaataaatcttttgtttttttttttttctaattttaattaatcaCTTTAAGATATACACTGTGAGTTAAGAGATAAGAGAATA is a window encoding:
- the LOC112786780 gene encoding uncharacterized protein At1g15400 gives rise to the protein MGEQGEQLQRSVTSFRRQGSSGSVWDDKFLAGLWDQSQNQKQQDEQSQSQSQSQPQPRPRPQSESSGTMLERSRSGGGARQHERRTVTVAPPSNDPPSPKVPTCGLCGFFAKSNNNPKVKKRR